ATTTATCTTTAAACAGACTTTAGTCCGGTTTTGTTGCCTGATGTCATTCTGAGCCCGAAGGGCGAAGAATCTACCTCAAGGTCAAATTCGACAGATTCTTCAGTCGCTACGCTCCTTCAGAATGACAGGAAAAAACCTACGCCACTAAAGTGGCTATGAACGATATAGATTAGATTCGTTACTAAGGAGGGATTATGGAGGTTTACAAGGAAAGAGTGAGGAAAGCCCAGGAGCTGATGCAGAAGGTTGGACTGGATTTTCTTCTGATTTTAAGCCCGGAGAATTTTTTCTACTTTACCGGCGGATTGAGAAAACCACCCCGGATTTTAATCCCTAAGCAAGGTGAGCCAACTCTGATGGTTTTTGCCTCTGAATTAGAAGAGGTAAAGAAAACTTTCTGGATAAAAAACGTCAAAACTTACCGGGCTTTACACGAGATGATGATGGGGATTATAGAATATCTTGGAGCTTCGAGGATTGAGCATCCTAAGGTGGGAGTGGAGATGGAATTTGCCACTCCGGCATTTCTTTTGGATCGCTTCAAGATGGCAAATCCTCAGGTCGAGGTCCTGGACGCAAAGCCGGTGATCGGGGAGTTGAGAAAAAGAAAAGAGGAGACCGAGATCGAGTGTATCAGAAAAGCCTGCCAGATTGCAGATTCCGGGATGGAGCTTGCAGCTAAAATGATCCATGAAGGAGTCAGGGAAAACGAGATCGCCTTTGAATTGGAGATTCAGATGAGAAAAGCCGGAGCAGAAAGGATTGCTTTTCCGATATTCGTTAACTCTGGCTACCGCTCTTTGTGGGTACACGGCACTGCAACTGATAAAAAAATCGAGCGGGGAGATTTTATTTTGATTGATTTGGGTCCGGTTTACCAGGGATACTGCGGGGACATCTGCCGGACTTTCGTTTTGGGAAAAGCTACAGATAAACAAAAACAGCTTCATTCGATTTATTCTCAG
The Candidatus Zixiibacteriota bacterium genome window above contains:
- a CDS encoding Xaa-Pro peptidase family protein, which gives rise to MEVYKERVRKAQELMQKVGLDFLLILSPENFFYFTGGLRKPPRILIPKQGEPTLMVFASELEEVKKTFWIKNVKTYRALHEMMMGIIEYLGASRIEHPKVGVEMEFATPAFLLDRFKMANPQVEVLDAKPVIGELRKRKEETEIECIRKACQIADSGMELAAKMIHEGVRENEIAFELEIQMRKAGAERIAFPIFVNSGYRSLWVHGTATDKKIERGDFILIDLGPVYQGYCGDICRTFVLGKATDKQKQLHSIYSQMQLAVMESIKPGVKVFELEEKAYQIASKAGFGEYYVRGLVHGLGLNFEELPFPTIFAEDVMEEITSGMTLAVGHSVLSVPHIGGARVEDTVLVKDDGIELLTKFPRGLKEIGYA